In Vibrio bathopelagicus, one DNA window encodes the following:
- a CDS encoding alkyl sulfatase dimerization domain-containing protein — MKTSSFLTQSICIALLTTTASSAFAMDQNLVRSSDPTFFTNDSVQSHLAKVVWEDAEHNKAFTESSEYMPVAMTEFAKQMAPKIQEISPGKLYSISGFQLASTLVAVGDDGLIIVDPGENDTAAKESMEAFSQFSNLPVKAVIYTHRHPDHAFGAAGWGVTEEQVKSGEVKIIASDHFIPNLVNDVGVTGKILTQRTAYASVYLPGGEKGRPAHFGLGPTFTAGPVSFFMPNVLVSNDEPLKINVSGIDMEIFGAYGDAGDDEIDIYFPQFKHVHGSETIQGETFPNLYTLRGTKYRDVQQWYQGIDKLSEYAEKSNTYSGSHMRAWVGHDFINQRITNYRDAIQFVHDQAIYNINRGIKRDELAEKVILPENLANDPWLGEYYGTVAHSVRNIYNGYLGWWDGDATKLARPGVKEMAQDYIDAMGGEDKVVEIARDAYAEKNYGWAAEVLTHVNNADPDNMEARDLKAQALREWGYAQTNIYWRGYAISNAAELDGTLDRSVAWDFANPAIVKVLPTTKILETERVNLNAERAKGKDISININVSDTGEVANYTVRNQIAVFSLQQDPNADATLSGKKLEVLGYFNSGDVSDATIKGDSKSVDTFFSLFDHNKANDINLVLPN; from the coding sequence ATGAAAACTTCTAGTTTTTTAACCCAATCTATATGCATTGCGCTCCTAACTACCACGGCTAGTTCAGCATTCGCGATGGACCAAAATTTAGTCCGCAGTTCAGACCCAACGTTCTTTACTAATGACTCTGTACAAAGCCACTTGGCAAAAGTGGTGTGGGAAGACGCTGAACACAACAAAGCGTTTACCGAAAGCTCAGAATACATGCCAGTCGCAATGACTGAGTTTGCCAAGCAGATGGCGCCAAAAATTCAAGAAATCTCTCCAGGGAAACTGTACTCGATTTCAGGTTTTCAACTGGCCTCGACTCTTGTCGCTGTGGGAGACGATGGACTTATTATTGTTGACCCAGGCGAAAATGATACCGCAGCTAAAGAGTCAATGGAGGCATTCAGCCAGTTCTCAAACCTTCCGGTAAAAGCCGTGATTTATACTCACCGCCACCCAGACCATGCCTTTGGTGCCGCCGGTTGGGGCGTAACAGAAGAGCAAGTAAAATCAGGCGAAGTAAAAATCATCGCATCCGATCACTTTATCCCTAACTTAGTAAACGATGTTGGCGTGACAGGAAAAATCCTGACTCAACGAACGGCTTACGCGAGTGTTTACCTGCCAGGAGGAGAAAAAGGTCGCCCAGCTCATTTTGGATTAGGTCCAACATTCACAGCCGGCCCCGTATCTTTCTTCATGCCAAATGTATTAGTCAGCAATGACGAACCATTGAAAATCAACGTGTCGGGTATCGATATGGAGATCTTTGGTGCTTACGGCGATGCTGGAGATGACGAGATCGATATCTACTTCCCGCAATTTAAACACGTACACGGCAGCGAAACGATTCAAGGTGAAACTTTCCCGAACTTGTACACGCTTCGTGGCACCAAATATCGTGACGTTCAGCAATGGTATCAAGGCATCGACAAGTTATCGGAATACGCAGAAAAATCGAATACCTACAGTGGATCTCACATGAGAGCGTGGGTTGGCCACGACTTTATCAACCAACGCATAACAAACTATCGTGATGCTATTCAATTTGTTCACGACCAAGCAATCTACAATATCAACCGCGGTATTAAACGTGATGAACTCGCAGAAAAAGTAATACTGCCAGAGAATCTCGCCAACGACCCATGGTTAGGCGAATATTATGGAACCGTTGCGCATTCAGTTCGCAACATTTACAACGGCTACCTCGGTTGGTGGGATGGTGATGCAACGAAACTCGCTCGTCCCGGCGTAAAAGAAATGGCTCAAGACTACATTGATGCTATGGGTGGCGAAGATAAGGTTGTGGAGATTGCTCGCGATGCCTATGCGGAGAAAAACTACGGCTGGGCAGCTGAAGTGCTTACACATGTAAATAATGCCGATCCTGACAACATGGAAGCACGTGACTTAAAAGCACAAGCACTTCGTGAGTGGGGTTACGCTCAAACCAACATCTACTGGAGAGGTTATGCAATTTCTAACGCAGCAGAACTTGACGGCACATTAGATCGCTCTGTCGCTTGGGACTTTGCAAATCCAGCCATCGTTAAGGTTCTACCAACAACCAAAATTCTAGAAACAGAACGTGTAAACCTCAATGCAGAACGTGCAAAAGGAAAAGACATATCTATCAACATCAACGTATCTGATACCGGAGAAGTCGCTAACTACACGGTACGTAACCAAATTGCCGTCTTCTCTCTACAGCAAGATCCGAACGCAGATGCAACGTTGAGCGGTAAAAAATTAGAAGTGCTGGGTTACTTCAATTCAGGTGACGTAAGTGACGCAACCATCAAAGGCGACAGTAAATCTGTAGATACGTTCTTCAGCTTGTTTGACCATAACAAAGCGAATGACATCAACCTGGTTTTACCTAATTAA
- a CDS encoding GNAT family N-acetyltransferase gives MYRAEIDSLIQDTFTDEQNIPLHLIPLSTNIDQKWWLARSGEYVLGAVAAWEQDGEWHWGRFAVDNRFRGLGIGKGQARYSLVQTLLSTNEVYIEARDTTVNIVKELGGEIVGNKFDFYGMPVTPMRLNKAQLNEATKHQELTLSTHL, from the coding sequence GTGTATCGCGCAGAGATTGATTCACTGATCCAAGATACCTTTACAGATGAGCAAAATATCCCGCTGCACCTCATTCCTCTATCTACCAACATCGACCAAAAGTGGTGGTTAGCGCGCTCGGGAGAATATGTTTTGGGTGCAGTTGCGGCTTGGGAGCAAGATGGGGAATGGCACTGGGGACGCTTTGCCGTCGATAACCGATTCCGCGGGCTTGGCATCGGTAAGGGGCAGGCTCGTTACTCGCTGGTTCAAACTCTGTTGAGCACCAACGAAGTGTATATTGAAGCTCGAGATACAACCGTCAATATCGTAAAAGAGCTTGGTGGCGAAATTGTTGGTAACAAGTTCGACTTCTATGGTATGCCTGTTACACCTATGCGTTTAAACAAAGCTCAGTTGAACGAAGCGACAAAACATCAAGAATTAACCTTGTCGACTCATTTGTAA
- the trhO gene encoding oxygen-dependent tRNA uridine(34) hydroxylase TrhO — protein MSQYVVCALYKFVALDDYQEIRQPLTDVLEANQIRGTLLLASEGINGTVAGKRESIDALLKWFKQDLRLADVVYKESFNEEQPFNRTKVKLKKEIVTMGVEGIDPRHVVGTYVKPNEWNALISDPDVILVDTRNDYEVDIGTFKNAVNPNTETFREFPQYVEDNLDPKKHKKVAMFCTGGIRCEKSTAYMKEQGFDEVYHLEGGILKYLEEVPEEESMWEGDCYVFDGRVAVNHQLEKSGYDVCNACRLPITNEDKASEHFEKGVSCPKCVDKHSDEQKARFREREKQVQLSNARGETHVGGEAAHLIEQRKKEKLAHKEQQRSGKKAK, from the coding sequence ATGTCTCAATATGTTGTATGTGCTCTGTATAAATTCGTAGCACTTGATGATTACCAAGAAATTCGCCAACCACTAACTGACGTGTTAGAAGCCAACCAAATCCGCGGTACTTTGTTACTTGCGAGTGAAGGCATCAACGGTACCGTTGCGGGTAAGCGTGAATCTATCGACGCCCTTCTTAAATGGTTCAAACAAGACCTTCGCTTAGCTGATGTGGTTTACAAAGAGTCGTTCAACGAAGAACAACCGTTCAATCGCACCAAGGTTAAGCTTAAGAAAGAGATCGTAACCATGGGCGTTGAGGGTATCGACCCACGCCACGTTGTCGGCACTTACGTGAAGCCAAACGAGTGGAACGCATTGATTTCTGATCCAGATGTGATTCTGGTTGATACTCGCAACGACTACGAAGTGGACATCGGCACATTCAAAAATGCCGTAAACCCAAATACGGAAACCTTCCGTGAATTCCCTCAATACGTTGAAGACAATCTTGATCCTAAGAAGCACAAGAAAGTTGCGATGTTCTGTACTGGTGGTATTCGTTGCGAAAAATCAACTGCCTACATGAAAGAACAAGGCTTTGATGAGGTTTACCACCTTGAAGGCGGCATTCTTAAGTACCTAGAAGAAGTCCCTGAAGAAGAGAGCATGTGGGAAGGCGATTGCTACGTATTTGACGGTCGTGTTGCGGTAAACCACCAGCTAGAAAAGAGCGGCTACGATGTGTGTAACGCTTGTCGTCTACCAATCACTAACGAAGACAAAGCTTCTGAGCACTTCGAGAAAGGCGTAAGCTGCCCTAAATGTGTTGATAAGCACAGCGACGAGCAAAAAGCGCGTTTCCGTGAACGTGAAAAGCAAGTTCAGCTATCAAATGCGCGTGGCGAAACACACGTAGGTGGCGAAGCTGCTCACCTGATCGAGCAACGCAAAAAAGAGAAGCTTGCACACAAAGAGCAGCAGCGCTCAGGCAAGAAAGCAAAGTAA
- a CDS encoding YdcH family protein: MLNENHAFILDFPDLKLDIVQLNHDDEKFKADMQKYHQLDYDIRQLEISGSPIDDDSMHNLKVERMELKDSLHKQLTRHHALKIV, encoded by the coding sequence ATGCTCAATGAAAACCATGCCTTTATCTTAGATTTCCCAGATCTTAAATTAGACATTGTTCAGCTCAACCACGACGACGAAAAATTCAAAGCAGACATGCAGAAATACCACCAACTTGACTACGACATCCGCCAGCTAGAAATCTCTGGCAGCCCTATCGATGACGACAGCATGCACAACCTCAAAGTAGAACGCATGGAGCTAAAAGACTCGCTACACAAGCAGCTCACTCGCCACCACGCGCTCAAGATCGTTTAA
- a CDS encoding sensor histidine kinase, giving the protein MDKVTDSKRKSSVSESSYPSIYKKIRRSFGIMTFVMFSMFWTAIYLAENQMEVISLHHWLDTEANRYTAEYELYGEDTLLPNPSEFSTYWSENELPRWLSYYKTPGFYEYLLGAEDKHFIVLKHPSGKGVMYIVFQDDADDYLDNYEWSLHYYTMLLGGFISLAMVFYSVYVVRSLSRPLNQIEQKISLMQPDQPSFEVTTGYAETRHIEQTLLDSKNDISGYFQREEEFSRFASHELRTPIMVIQGSADLLAKVDNQPPVALKAINRVQEASEQMRVLTEMFLLLGKESIDEHRFSEHDLETMVRQQLKELAVLFAKQDASYRLNVTRSATVYAPESFITVVMNNLIKNAFSYSIGDIEIKLTERELVIVNRHDGNETYNAGYGCGLVIVQRICERMGWRFETQDDGFHFSTYLDFSANKQAE; this is encoded by the coding sequence ATGGACAAGGTTACCGACTCAAAGCGTAAAAGCTCAGTCAGCGAAAGTTCGTACCCAAGCATCTATAAAAAAATTCGTAGGAGCTTTGGGATCATGACATTTGTTATGTTTAGCATGTTTTGGACAGCCATTTATTTGGCCGAAAACCAAATGGAAGTCATTAGCTTACACCATTGGTTAGATACCGAAGCGAACCGTTATACCGCAGAATATGAGTTATATGGTGAAGATACCTTATTGCCCAACCCGAGCGAGTTCTCGACCTATTGGAGCGAGAACGAACTGCCCCGCTGGCTAAGTTATTACAAAACGCCAGGCTTCTATGAATACCTTCTGGGGGCTGAAGACAAACATTTTATTGTTTTGAAGCACCCCTCGGGGAAGGGAGTGATGTACATCGTCTTTCAAGATGATGCAGATGATTACCTAGATAACTATGAGTGGAGCCTCCACTATTACACTATGCTGCTAGGTGGTTTTATTTCCTTAGCCATGGTCTTTTACAGTGTTTATGTAGTGCGTTCATTGTCACGTCCACTCAACCAGATCGAGCAAAAAATCAGTTTGATGCAGCCTGATCAACCCTCTTTCGAGGTAACGACTGGATACGCTGAGACCCGTCATATAGAGCAAACGCTACTGGATTCTAAAAATGATATATCGGGCTACTTTCAGCGAGAAGAAGAGTTTAGCCGCTTTGCCTCGCATGAACTTCGTACGCCAATCATGGTGATTCAAGGGTCTGCAGATTTATTGGCAAAAGTTGATAATCAGCCCCCCGTGGCGTTGAAAGCCATTAATCGGGTTCAAGAAGCCAGTGAACAAATGCGCGTTCTCACTGAGATGTTTTTGTTGCTTGGGAAAGAAAGTATCGATGAACACCGCTTCTCTGAGCATGATTTAGAAACCATGGTTCGGCAGCAATTGAAAGAGCTGGCGGTTTTGTTTGCTAAACAGGATGCGAGCTACCGCCTTAATGTTACGAGATCAGCTACCGTGTATGCACCTGAAAGCTTCATCACCGTAGTCATGAACAACTTAATAAAGAATGCGTTTAGCTACAGCATTGGGGATATTGAGATTAAGTTGACGGAGAGAGAGTTGGTGATCGTCAATCGACATGATGGGAATGAAACGTATAACGCTGGATATGGCTGTGGGCTTGTGATTGTTCAACGAATTTGCGAGCGAATGGGTTGGCGTTTTGAAACTCAAGACGATGGGTTTCATTTTAGTACTTATTTAGATTTCTCGGCGAACAAACAAGCGGAGTAA
- a CDS encoding response regulator transcription factor → MKVLIVDDNHSVSETIADYLEFEGVVIDCAYHGEAALKLVAENHYDVIIMDIMMPKLDGISTVRKLRQEQSCRAPILFLTAKEQLDDKIAAFQAGGDDYLLKPFAMQELSLRLHALASRGPRLDVGKIRFADITIDSQTDEVFRGDEPIKLSRIQLKILKVLIRHAPAIVSRREVIDSVWGDESPSSDALRSHIYGLRNALDKGFEHSRLETIHGQGYRLKA, encoded by the coding sequence ATGAAAGTTCTGATTGTTGACGATAACCATAGCGTCTCTGAAACCATTGCTGATTATCTCGAGTTCGAAGGCGTTGTTATCGACTGTGCATATCATGGTGAAGCGGCATTAAAGCTGGTCGCTGAAAACCATTACGATGTCATTATTATGGATATCATGATGCCAAAGCTGGATGGTATTTCGACGGTTAGAAAGTTGAGACAAGAGCAATCATGCCGTGCGCCTATTCTGTTTCTGACAGCAAAAGAGCAGTTGGACGATAAAATTGCAGCGTTCCAAGCGGGAGGTGATGACTACTTGTTGAAGCCTTTTGCCATGCAGGAGCTGAGTTTAAGGCTGCACGCATTGGCAAGTCGCGGCCCTCGGTTAGACGTAGGTAAGATACGTTTTGCGGATATCACGATTGATTCCCAAACCGATGAAGTTTTTCGTGGGGACGAGCCCATTAAGCTAAGTCGTATTCAACTGAAAATATTGAAAGTACTTATTCGGCATGCTCCCGCAATAGTATCTCGAAGAGAGGTTATCGACTCTGTTTGGGGGGACGAATCACCATCCAGTGATGCATTAAGAAGCCATATTTATGGTCTGCGCAATGCGCTTGATAAGGGCTTTGAGCATTCAAGATTAGAGACTATTCATGGACAAGGTTACCGACTCAAAGCGTAA
- a CDS encoding DUF5666 domain-containing protein — translation MRKLALITAVSLILAGCGGGSSDNSNTNEAHTPSSIQGTIDSVSGDTIVVNGYTYHVDSAYYAGEEVAIADLEKNMMVSISSNARSASDYTDGTQVGLEPTIVGLISDTNHNNGTFKVNGITLTFTDLSREIEDGDWVMVSSLPTANAGYKVLSVVKFEHSNLTESVEVEGLISELDSHAKTFKLGANLSVDYSNAQIDNDDNTELSNGLWVEVTGSMAGSVLKADEVEVEDFDEVSNDTEIEGIITWVANDQSSFDLSYKGRFLVNDNTRYEDGNKSNLTVGAEVEVTTKKANGENIATEIEFEHDDDSQDWNDNDIDLEGIVKSIDESALSFIVQTFSGNQTVYVNQNTRYEDGLTFNTLPGQRVETEAYKVNNQYIASEIEAEDND, via the coding sequence ATGAGAAAGTTAGCGTTAATTACAGCGGTGAGTTTAATCCTAGCAGGTTGTGGCGGTGGCAGTAGTGATAACAGCAACACAAACGAAGCACACACACCATCATCTATTCAAGGCACTATCGACTCTGTTTCAGGCGACACCATTGTTGTAAATGGCTACACCTACCATGTCGACAGTGCATACTATGCAGGTGAAGAGGTCGCGATTGCTGACCTTGAAAAGAACATGATGGTCTCTATTTCATCTAATGCTCGTAGCGCTTCAGATTACACTGATGGGACTCAAGTTGGCCTTGAACCTACCATCGTGGGCCTTATATCAGACACCAACCACAATAATGGCACATTTAAAGTCAATGGCATCACATTGACCTTTACAGATCTGTCACGTGAAATTGAAGATGGCGATTGGGTAATGGTCTCTTCTTTGCCGACGGCTAATGCAGGTTATAAAGTGCTGTCTGTGGTGAAGTTTGAACACTCTAATTTGACAGAATCCGTTGAAGTCGAAGGGTTGATTAGCGAATTAGATAGCCACGCTAAAACATTCAAACTCGGCGCAAACCTAAGCGTTGATTATTCAAATGCTCAAATCGATAACGACGACAACACTGAATTATCTAACGGTCTTTGGGTTGAAGTAACTGGCTCAATGGCTGGCTCTGTATTGAAAGCAGACGAAGTGGAAGTCGAAGACTTTGACGAAGTCAGTAATGACACAGAAATCGAAGGCATCATTACTTGGGTAGCGAACGACCAGTCGTCATTTGATTTAAGCTACAAAGGTCGCTTTCTTGTCAATGACAATACTCGTTACGAGGATGGCAACAAGTCGAACTTAACCGTTGGTGCAGAAGTTGAAGTAACAACAAAAAAAGCTAACGGCGAAAATATTGCTACCGAAATCGAATTTGAACACGACGATGATTCACAAGACTGGAATGACAACGATATAGATCTCGAAGGGATTGTTAAGAGCATTGACGAGTCAGCATTAAGCTTTATTGTTCAGACGTTCTCTGGCAATCAAACTGTCTACGTTAACCAAAATACTCGCTATGAAGATGGTTTAACTTTCAATACCTTACCAGGTCAGCGTGTTGAAACGGAAGCGTACAAAGTTAATAACCAATACATCGCGAGCGAAATCGAAGCCGAAGACAACGACTAA
- a CDS encoding GNAT family N-acetyltransferase: MTTKDGDIQFKIISSSEFEDLFYYVKQGIFKHVDNVFGWNDSFQRKRLLNDYHRSWFHWVYNDTQRVGLTCFKPYDNAYHVHLLIIFPQYQRLSLGKQVMTLIHDKALQEQREQITLSSFRSNTRAIGFYQALGYQIVDDSDDNLIALVLKVYKIQLDI; the protein is encoded by the coding sequence ATGACAACCAAGGATGGTGATATACAATTCAAAATCATTTCAAGTTCAGAATTTGAAGACCTGTTTTATTACGTTAAGCAGGGTATCTTCAAACACGTCGATAATGTATTTGGTTGGAATGACAGCTTCCAACGTAAGCGACTCTTAAACGACTACCACCGCTCTTGGTTTCATTGGGTATATAACGATACTCAAAGAGTTGGGCTTACCTGCTTTAAGCCCTATGACAACGCATATCATGTTCACCTATTGATCATATTCCCTCAATATCAAAGGTTAAGCCTTGGTAAACAAGTCATGACACTCATTCACGATAAAGCCCTTCAAGAACAACGAGAGCAAATAACCCTATCTAGCTTTAGAAGTAACACTCGTGCCATTGGATTTTATCAGGCACTTGGCTATCAAATTGTAGATGACAGTGATGATAACTTGATCGCCTTAGTCCTGAAAGTTTATAAAATACAACTAGATATATAA